The Pukyongia salina genome segment TGTGGCCCCTGCAAACTAATGGACAAAAAAACCTTTGGCAATAAGAAGGTTATAGACTTTGTGAATAAACACTACTACGCCGTAAAATTTAACGCCGAAGGTACCGAAGAGATCACCTATCAGGATTTTACTTATACCAATCCTAACTATCAGCCGGAACGCAAAGGGCGAAATGCAACACATTTTTTTGCCGATGCCTTAAGGTTACAAGGGTATCCCAGCATTGTATTCTTTAAAGCTAACGGAGACCTCATTCAGGCCATTCCCGGGTATAAGACCCCGCAACAGTTCGAGATCTATTTAAAGATGATCGCCAATGATGATTATGCGGAGATCACTACCATGGAAGCCTGGGAAAACTATCAGAAGAATTTTAAAGGCACGTTCTAGGAGTAGCTTTAAGTTAAGTGTTTCACTACTCCAGGATGAAAGCTCCCCGTTCGCCGGTAAAGTGAAAGGTGAGCTTTCTTTTTTTACAGGTTTCCCGCCATCTGTTTACATTCGTCTTATAATTTGATCCGTCTGCAACCAGCAGAGAAGGCTGCAGGCTATCGATGATCCGCTCAAGATGAATCCTCGGATTTCCCCTTAGTAATACAATATCAACTTTTCGAGTAAAGGGATACACCGAGCTGCTATCTACAATAAGCATTATTTTATCTGCATAGGAAATTATATCGGGTATTTTTTCTTCGGAATAGACCTTGCAATCCATCCCAATTCGGTATGCCTGAATAGGAAAGGAACTTCCATGTCGCGATGAGGTATCCGCTTTCAAAAGTTTCAGTTCTTTTCCCTGCCTTATCCCGATGAGGCTATGCCCGGTTTTATGAAAAATGGTTAATTGAGATCTGGTTGTCTCCAGCGAATTCAGAAATAAAAGAACCTGAAAAAATAATATACAAATCAAAGCCACTTTTACTCTTCTAAAATTGAATGGCTTGCTACACTGAAGAATCCCAATGATAAGTACATATACCCCCACTAACATTATAAACGGAAAGTGAATATCTGTAATTAAAAATGACTCCTGTGAAGCGATCCAGTTCACAAATTGATTCAGTAATTGGATAAGGTTATTGTACAATCCAGCCATCCATTCTGGCAGTATTTCCAGGCTTAACAGGATGATAATTAATATTCCGAAGCAAACCACCACACTTAGAAAAGGAAGAATAACCAGGTTGGAAAGCAGGAACAGGCCGGGAAACTGATTAAAATAATAGATGCTCAAAGGAGCCACCCCCAGCTGGGCAGCGATGCTGACAGTGAATATTCCCCAGATCAACCTGTCCGGATAAAATCGTGGGGAGTACAGGTTATAGAGTAGCGGTTGAAGCCATAAAATAAAGAATACAGCTGCATAACTCAACTGAAATCCTACGTGGAATATCCATTTGGGATTCCAGATCAATAAGAAGAAAAGTGAAAGGAACAGAGTGTTGATCGAATTGGTGGGCCGATTTAGCAATTGTGCCAGTGCGAAAAATGAGAACATGGTTACCGCACGGGTCACAGAAGGAGATAATCCGGTAAGTAAAGCATAACTCCATAGAAATAGTACCAAGATCACTAATTGCATCTGCTTTCCATGGGATAACCATCGTAAAGGTTTAAGAACATACAGCAGTAAAAAATAAATGATGCCAACATGAAGACCCGAAACTGCCAGGATATGAATGGCCCCTGCAGCTGCGTAAGACTGGTACAGCTCGGGCTGTATATTATTGCGCTCGCCTAGGATCAGGGCCTGGATGATACTCTGTTCTTCCTCACCAAAGCCTGGAACATCCAACTTATGGATAAGATGATCTCTAATTTTAGAACTATATCGCTTAATGGAAAACCGATCGGTAGCCACTCTTTGAATGAAGTTCGGATCGGGTCGCATTTGGTGGTATACATCCTGAATTTCGAGAAACTTAGCGTAATTGAACTGGTAGGGGTTTAAAGGAGGTGGCACAGCCGAGGCTTGTCCATCAACCCAGAGTCGATCCCCAACCGAAAATAATTGAAGGGTATCATCCTTCCGTACATAGAGAAGAATATTGCCTACCAGGGATCGTTGGCCGTTGGAGACTACTTTTGCTATATATTTTTCTGAAAATGTACTAGGTTTTAAGATCTCCTTTACCTCTACTTCGAGTAGTGCAGATTTTTCTTCGGAAATAAAATGTCTGAAATGATCTTTTTGGAAACGCGGGAGTCTAAGCTGATAGTTCGCCAATCCCAATCCGAAAAAGCAGAGGTAGGCCGCAATTCCGAAGTAAACTTTCTGAAACAATTGCCTTCGTGCGATCCTCCACACAACGATAAGTACCAATAAAGCTGCCGGCAGGAAATAGAACCAAAATTGTGATTGAATAAAACGTGCTGTCGTAATCCCCAAGATAAGGAAGAACGAAAACCGAACGATGGGAAAATTTATAAAATGCATGCCGATCGACTGTAAAAATCAACCGGGGAGAAAGAGTGAGGTGAACGCTAAGTTAAATCACCCGCCGCACTTCTACAAATGCCTCGTTCCAATAACCTTCGTCCAGGGAAGAAATAATAACACCTCTCGAGGTGGTAGAATGAATAAATTTTACGCTTCCTCGCTTCGATTCTACCACGAGACCTACATGATTAATTACCTTACGGTTCTTATTGGTTCTAAAGAAAACCAGGTCGCCTTCTTCCACCTGATTTAAATTGATACGCATTCCCTTTTTTGCCATTTCACGGGAAATTCGAGGTAAGGCTATGTTTTCCTGTTTGAAGGAAACATAAACCAGCCCGGAGCAATCCATTCCCTTTCGTGTTGTACCTCCAAACTTATATCGGGTACCCACGAAGCCTTTCGCATGATTAACGATCTTATTTACTTTCTTATTAGAAATAGGGTGTGTGGTTTCGCCTATAACAACGGTATCGGTTGGTTGTCGTGAAGCACCACAGGATGCCAGGGCTGCCGCTAGCAGACAGAGTAGTAGAACTCTTTTCATGTGAGATTTGGTTTGAATAAAAGTAGAAAAAAAATGCTAAATGCAAAATATTTCCTTTTATCCGGCCTTTTCCAGGGACGATACGATCAATTGGGCCGTTTTATCACTGGCTCCCCGACCGCCTAATTCTTTTTCAAGATCGTAGTAATCCAGGAACAGGGTAGCGCGTTTATAGGGGTCGAGAATGATGTTGAGCTCGTCATTTAGGTATTCTGAAATAAACTCTCCCTGGATCAGTTCCTTTACAACAGGTTTGTCCAGGATGAGGTTTACCAACGAAATATATTTTAATTTAATCACTCGCCTTGCGATCTGGTAGGAGATCCAGCTACCTTTATAACATACCACCTGTGGTACTTTGAACAAGGCAGTTTCCAGGGTAGCAGTTCCTGAAGTAACCAGGGCAGCATAGGAAATACTTAACAGATCGTAGGTTTTATTCAACAGAAGGTGAACCTGATCGTTATCTATAAATTGCTCATAAAAACTGCCTTCCACACTGGGCGCTCCGGCGATAACAAATTGATAGTCCTTAAAATTTGAGGTAACAGAAAGCATTACTCGTAGCATCTTGGCAATTTCCTGCTTTCTGCTTCCCGGTAGCAAAGCGATGATGGGTCTGTCGTCAAGTCCGTATTCTTCCCTGAATTCGCCCGGATCAACCTGGTGACGCTTGTAAATTGCATCGATAAGCGGATGCCCCACAAAATGTACCGGCATCCCGTGTTTCTTCTGGTAGAAGTCCTTTTCGAAAGGGAGGATCACATACATTTGGTCCACATCGCGTTTTATTTGTTTGATCCTGCCTTCTTTCCAGGCCCAGATCTGTGGAGATATGTAGTAGTGTACTGCAATTTTTCTATGTTTAGCCCATTTGGCGATACGAAGATTAAAGCCGGGATAATCAATTAAGATAAGAGCGTCCGGTTTATAGCTTTCAATATCCTTCTTGCAAAAAGCGATATTCCGAAAAATGGTTCGAAGATTAAAAAGTACTTCCACAAAACCCATAAAAGCCAGGTCCCGGTAATGCTTTACCAGGGTAGCTCCAGCTTCCTCCATTAGATCACCACCCCACACGCGGAATTGGGCGCTTTCGTCTCGTGAACGAATGGCCTTGATCAGGTTTGCCCCGTGCAGGTCTCCCGATGCTTCTCCGGCTATGATGTAATACTTCATTTAATTGAAATATATGATATATGAGATAATTGCCGTCAAAAATGTTGCCAATAATACACCCCGTGCTCTGTATTCCCTGTTAATACGTAAAAATCCGAAAAATACTGCCAGGTTAGGTAATGCGCCCAGCGTAATGATCATCCAGAGACTGTCTGTGCGTCTGTAAAATGAAAAGGTCTCTGCAAAACTAAAATCCTTTATAAGAGATATAATAAAAATACATAGAACGATCCCCAACGAATTGGCGATGATTCCGGTAATAAACCCTATGCCGATCTCTTTTTTCATTTCAGATCCCAGGAATTAATATCTTTAATAGCATGGTGAGCGGTTAGATCGAACTGTACCGGCACAACAGATACATAACCATTATCAAGTGCCCATTCGTCTGTGTCTTCTCCCTGGTCCTCGTTCACAAATTCCCCTGTAAGCCAGTAATAGTCCCTTCCCAACGGATTCACTCGCTTATCGAAATTCTCTACCCAATGTGCGTTTGCCTGCCGGCAAACTTTAATGCCCTTTAATTCATTCTCGGGTAGTTTTGGAAAATTCACGTTAAGAACTACACCTTCAGGGGTTCCATTTTCTAGTGCCTGCATGGCGATTTGCTTCACGTATTTTCGAACCGGATCGAAATTAGCTTCCAGTGAATAATCTAATAACGAAAATCCTATGGAGGGGATCCCTTGAGTTCCTGCCTCGACGGCCGCACTCATGGTCCCGCTGTAAATTACATTTATGGAAGAATTACTCCCGTGATTGATACCACTTACACAAAGGTCGGGTTTGCGTTTTAGTATCTCGTTCACCGCGAGCTTTACACAATCTGCCGGGGTACCGCTGCAGCTATATTCAACTTGTGGGGCATCTTTGTCTACCACCACCTTATCTACAAACAAGGTATCGTTTACAGTAATGGCGTGTCCCATCCCACTCTGTGGTGAGTCCGGGGCAACAACACAAACATCCCCCAGGGTATTCATAACATCGATAAGGGTTCTTATCCCGGGTGCGGTTATCCCATCGTCATTAGTCACTAAAATAAGGGGCCTTTTATCCTTCATACCTTGGGTTTTGCATAGCAAAAATACACATTTTACGCTCCATTCAGTAATTAGTTTGTTTAACAAAAAATTAGTATCATTATAGACCCTTGGCACGGTTTTTTATATATTTTAGAAGATTGAAAAAATGTTGATAGCTATGAGATTAATGAAAAAGAATTTTAAAGTATTATTCCTTGCAGTATTTGTAGCCGCCGCTTCCTGCAGTTTTACAACCAAAGAATTTAACGATCCGGATAAAGATAAACTCCTTATAGATCTAATTACCTATGTCCTTCAGAAAGGACATTACGACCCCGCCGAAATGGACGATACCTTCTCTGAGGCGGTGTATGTTGATTTTATTGACGCCATGGATCCACTTAAACGTTATTTTCTTGCTTCAGATATCGAGGAATTTAGTGTTTACCGAACCCAGATTGACGATCAGATAAAAGAAAAGGATTTAACCTTTTTTAATTTGGTCTATACCCGCTACAACGAGCGATTGGAAGAAGCCAGAAAACTTTATGAAGATGTGCTTAGTCATCCGTTCGATTATTCCCAGGACGAGATCATTAACGTAGACTATGATAATCTGGAGTATGCTAAATCGAAAAAGGAGCTGAAAGAACGCTGGAGACAACAATTGAAGTTCACAAGTTTATCCTCGTATTACGACGTGGTGGAGGATGACAAGTCGAAGGTTGAAAATGAAGAAGGTTATACCGCCATGACCGCTACAGAACTGGAAGAAAAGGCCAGAGATCTTACGCGCACTTCCCTAAAAGAATATTTCGAGTTTACAGATGATCTTCAGAGGAAGGATTACTTCGCTGTATTCCTTACTACTGTGGTAGAAGAATTCGATCCGCACACAAATTATTTTGCTCCTCCGGACAGAGATCGGTTCGATCTCCGAATGAGCGGGAAGCTTGAAGGAATTGGTGCTCGACTTCAGAAAAAAAATGACTATATCAATGTTGTAGAGATCATTAGTGGTGGTCCGGCCTGGCGTGGTGAACACATCGAGGTTGGTGATATCATCATGAAGGTTAAACAGGCCGATGAAGAAGAAGCAGTAAGTGTGGTTGGTATGCGTATAGACGATGCCGTTAAGCTTATTAAAGGTCCGAAAGGAACCAAAGTTACCCTTACAATAAAACGTGTGGACGGAACCATTGAGGAAGAAACCATTACCCGTGATGTGGTAGAACTGGAAGAAACCTATGCCAAGTCGACCGTGATCGAGAAAGAAGACAAGAAATTCGGGCTAATCAACCTGCCGCAGTTCTATTTTGATATGACCGATTATAAAAAACGAAATGCAGCCAGTGATGTAAAGGATGAGATCCTTAGGTTGAAGGAAGAAGGTATGGAAGGGCTGGTACTCGACCTACGTGATAATGGAGGTGGTTCGTTGCGTACGGCTGTAGACATTGCCGGTCTCTTTATTAAAGAAGGCCCTGTAGTGCAGGTGGCATCTACCGGACAGAAAAAAGAAGTATTAAAAGATAAAGATGACGAAGTTGTTTGGGATGGCCCTCTTGTGATCCTGGTAAACGAATTGTCTGCTTCTGCTTCCGAAATTCTGGCGGCAGCCATGCAGGATTATAAACGTGCTATCATTATTGGTAGCAAACAAACCTACGGGAAGGGTACCGTTCAAAATTTGATAGATCTTAACCAGTGGCTGCGTAAAAATGACCTTGGTGATATGGGTGCGCTAAAATTAACCACTCAGAAATTCTATCGCGTAAACGGGGGGTCTACCCAGCTCGAAGGAGTGAAAAGCGATGTAGTAATGCCCGATCGATATAGTTACATCGAAGTAGGGGAGCGGGACTATGATAACCCACTGCCATATGACAAGATTGAGCCGGCAGATTACGAGGTGTGGAATGGTTATATTGATTTCGAGGAGACCATCAAGAAAAGCAAAGAGCGCATGGCTAAAAGTGAGCAGCTTGCACTAATCGAAGAAAATGCACAATGGATAAAGAAGAGAAGGGATGAACTGGAAGTAGACCTTAATTACGAAAGATATGCCGCCGAAATTGAAAGGAGAAAAGAGGAGACCAAGAAGTTTGATGCCATTGGCGAATACGACAATAAATTGAGCTATCGATCCCTACCTTCGGAAATTGAGATGATGAAACAGGACACCACCTTGAGAGAGAAGCGTAAGCGTTGGCATAAGAGTCTGAGTAAGGATATTTATGTTGAAGAAGCCGTGAATGTTCTTGAAGATCTGAAATTGAACAATATAAAAGCAGGAAAATTAGCTAAAATTAAAAACTAGGCTGAGATCTTATACCAATGAGGATTTAATTAAATTTACGATGTGAATACATCGACCTCATTAACGAAAATAGCGCTCCGAAAGTTCCGAAAGAACTTTTGGGGCGTTTTTAGTTTGAGTTTTCTGGGTCTATGTGTACTTGTGGCTGTCTTTGCCTATGCCCTGGCGCCGGACGACTCGAAGAATGCAAACCAGATGCATTTGTCCATCCATTCCAAGAACCCGGGATTTAAGGTTAGCATGATCACCATTCCGGGGAACACGGAACAAGAGAGTAGTCTGTCTACGTTTTTCTTCGGAAAGAAAAACGTGGCTACTGAGATCCCGATCAATAGCTACGAGATCACCGGAGAAGGGATCGCTATTACCGAATATACATCCGATGGAACTGCAGGACTTCGGAAAGATTACCCCCTGCGATTATTTCCGAAGGCAAATTCGGCAGAAGAAATTCCCGGAAAATACATTTCAGAAGAAAAATTTCTACTGGGAACCGATAAATACGGAAGAGACCTCTTAAGCAGAATGCTCATAGGGATACGCATTTCCCTGGCTATAGGTTTTGTTGCAGTATTTATATCCCTTATTATTGGGATCACCCTGGGAGCCATAGCAGGTTATTTTGGAGGTAAAGTGGATGCCGCGATAATGTGGCTTATCAACGTGACCTGGTCCATACCAACCTTATTACTGGTAATTGCCATCACATTAGCACTAGGGAAAGGATTCTGGCAGGTTTTTATCGCCGTGGGATTAACCATGTGGGTAGAGGTGGCCAGGGTGGTGCGAGGACAGGTAATGAGTGTGAAACAGATGCAATATGTTACCGCTGCAAGGGCATTGGGATATACCGATTTCAGGATCATCTTAAAACATATTCTCCCCAATGCTTTAGCCCCGGTGATCATTATTTCGGCAGCAAATTTCGCCGGTGCGATCCTCATAGAAAGTGGCCTGAGCTTTTTGGGGATTGGGGCACAGCCTCCTATGCCTAGTTGGGGAGGCATCATTAAGGATCACTACGCATACATCATTCTTGGGAAACCTTACCTGGCCGTGATCCCGGGACTGGCGATCATGAGTTTAGTGACCGCCTTTATGCTTATTGGGAATGCACTTAGGGATGCGCTGGATGTGAAGGCTTAACCAGCGAACATACCTCTTAATCGATAAAAGAATCTCTCAAATAGCCGGAGATCTTCGGTGATGATCTCTGCAGCCCCGCGCATTTTGAATTTTATTGTACTTTTTCATACGCTTTTTTGCACCACTTTTATTGCAACACTGTACTATTTATTTAAAAATTTAGGATACCCCCGTATTGCATAAAAATCTCTCAAAAAGCAATACTTTTGCCTGTAACCTGAATGCATTCCATGAACCGAAAATACCTTTACCCATTTCTGCTTATACTGGTTGTAACTGTCTTGTTTTTCGCCGAAAAGTATATCGATCGGCAAAATGAAGCCTATCCCGAAACCAACTCTCTTCCACAAGTAGAGAATGTATTTGATGATCGCTTTCTCCCCAGTTCCACCACAGGGGTAATGGTGCGGCATTCGTATTTCAGCCTGTCTTATTCCGAAAAACACGAACAGGCAGAGTGGATCGCCTACGAACTTAAAAAGGAACATCTTGCCAAGGCCGAATTCGAGCGGCCCTATTTCGTGCAGGACAGAAAGATAAAGACCGAATCTGCTCACTGGCGCAACTATAAGAATTCCGGCTATGATCGCGGGCATTTATGTCCGGCAGGAGACCGTCGCTTTAATTACAATGCATACCACGAAACATTCTTAACCAGTAATATCAGTCCGCAGAATCATGATTTCAACGCGGGGATCTGGAACCGTCTCGAACAAAAAGTTCGTTACTGGGCCGAGAGAAAGGACGAACTTTTTATCATTACGGGTGGGGTGCTAAAAAACGGACTCGAAACCATTGGCGACGAAGGGGTGTCGGTACCGGAAGAATTTTACAAGATCGTGATAGATAAAGATGGTGGTTCTTTGAAGGCTATTGCCTTTCTGATCCCAAACGAAGGCACCTCAGATTCCTTTTACAACTTTACCGTGAGTATCGATTCTATAGAGAAAAGAACAGGCTTAGACTTCCTTCGGGGATTGGAGGACGCGGTGGAAGACAAACTGGAAAGCAAAGTAGACAGAAGTGGATGGTGATAATCCCTACGCATAGTGCGAATTTGAAGCATCCAGCCGGATTAGAATAAATAACAGTATCGTAAAACCCCAAAGTCCGGAACCTCCGTAACTAAAGAAGGGTAGCGGTATACCAACCGTAGGAAGTAATCCGGTTACCATGCCTATATTGACAAAGAAATGCAGAAATAATATTGCCCCTACACTATAGCCGTAAACCCGGCTAAACTGACTCTTTTGTCTTTCGGCCAGGTAAAGCACCCGAATGATAAGGGCAACAAATAAGATCACCACCACCATACTACCTAAAAACCCCCATTCCTCTCCCACAGTACTAAATATATAATCGGTTTGCTGTTCTGGGACAAAGTTTCCCTTAGTTTGAGTTCCCTGGGTCCAGCCTTTGCCGGTCCATCCGCCGCTTCCAATGGCAATTTCACTTTGGTTGGTATTATATCCTATTCCCTTAGAATCGCTTTCTTTTCCCAGGACGATATTAAAGCGGTCCCTGTGTCGTTGTTCAAAAACGTTATTGAATATATAATTCACCGAGAACACAAAACCCATACACAACGCCGCAACGAAAATATACTGGAATGCTTTCGTCTTTCTTTTTTTTCTGTTTCTGAAATAGATCAAAGCGGTGATAACCAGTATACCCACACTTACCCATACTACACCAAATGCCAGGGTTGAGATGAACAAAGCCCCCAGGAAGAAGCCAAGTAGCAGGTAGACGAAATGCAGGCCTTCTCGATACATTGGGAAGATGAAAGCCACATAAACCAGCGCACTACCAGGATCGGGTTGGGGGATGATAAATAAAGCCGGAAGAGCGATGATGATAAAGGCCCGTAATTGATGCTTAAATTCTTTGATATTGGTTTGCATATCCCCAATATACTTGCCTAAAGCCAGGGCAGTCGCAGCTTTTGCAAATTCACTGGGCTGAATGCTAAAACTCCCTAAGGCATACCACGAAGTCGCTCCGTTAATGTTTTTTCCGAAGATAAATAAGCCAAGTAATGAGGCCAGTGAAATTATGTAGATGATACTGGAGAATCGTTCGTAGAATTTGGCTTCGATGGCAAGTATGAAAATGATGAGTACAATACTGAGGCAGATCCATACCAATTGTTTAAAATAAACCTGATTTAAATCGAAGAATCCTATTGCAGTATTGTCCAGAGAGGCCGAATAAATATTGATCCATCCAATTCCAACCAGGGCAAAATACAATATGATCGTCACCCAATCGAATCTCACAAATCCTCTGCCAGCTGCCATTATTGGTTTATTTTAAAGGGTTCGCCGCTGTAAGGTTTTGCGTATTCTTCTTCCAGGCTGCCATTGAGAATAAAGGTTTCCAAGTCTTTCCGGCTAATCTCTCCTTTGAGGTATTTTTCTATCATCAAACTGGCGATTCGCCCGGCCCAGCGACTTCCCCAATACCCATTCTCCACAAAGACTGCAATAGCGATCTTAGGATCGTCTTTAGGTGCAAAAGCGATAAAAACCGAATGATCTGTTAATTGCATTCGCTTACCATTTACCCGGGTATAATTTTCGGCGGTTCCTGTCTTTCCGCAAATTTCAATTCCCGGGACTTTCAGGTGGGAGGCGGTTCCATAATTATATACGTCGAAAAGGCCGGCTATCACAGGATCGAAATGCTCCCTGTCTATAGTGGTCATGTGCTTCTCTTTGTATATGGATGGTATGGTATCTACACCTCCAATATTTTTAATGATATGTGGCTTATAATACCATCCCCTGTTTGCGATGGCAGCTGTGAAATTTACCATCTGCATTGGAGTGAGTAGTACCTCTCCCTGTCCTATAGCATTAGAGATAGTTGCCGGAGCATACCATTTGTAAGTGGGATATTGGTAGATGGCGTTGTAAGTCTTCGAACTTGGGATCTTACCAGGCCTACCACTGGGAAGGTCGTATCCCATATAATCTCCTAAACCAAAGCTTAACAAATGATCTCTCCAGGTATCGATACCTTGTTGAGGGGTAGGATATTTTTCAATCGTACGTTTGTATACTGTACAAAAGTAGGCATTGCAGGAATTTGCAATACCTGCTTGCATGGAGAGCGGACTTCTATGCGCATGACAACCTAGTATTCTGCCTCTGCCATAGCGATATCCGCCATTGCAATACACAGTTTCCTCTGTATCGATCACCCCTTCCTGAAGTCCGATAAGCGCCGTTAACGCTTTAAAAGGTGATCCAGGTGGATATTCTCCCTGCAATACCCTGTCGAATAGCGGTTTTGAAATAGTATCGTACCAAAGTTTAGTGAAATTCTTAGATCGTTCCCTTCCAACCAGTAAGGCAGGATCGTAATTAGGGGCAGCAACCAGTGCGAGAATCTCACCTGTGGCCGGTTCGAGAGCTACAATACCTCCGCGTTTATTCACCATGAGCCTTTCTCCATATTCCTGGAGTGCCCCATCTATGGTAAGGGTTATGTCTTTTCCGCGTTCGGGGATGGTGTCGAATGCGCCATCCTTATAGGGTCCAATTTCCCGGTTGAACCGGTCTTTCTGAATATATTTTACACCTTTCACACCCCGGAGGATTTCCTCGTACTGCATTTCCACTCCTTGCTTCCCTAACAGGTCTCCCATCTGGTAGTAGGGGTTCTCCTTTATGATCTTATTATCGGCTTCGGCGATATATCCCAGTACGTTAGCCGAATGGTCTATCTGGTAGTCGCGCAGCGATCGTTTCTGAATATAAAACCCTTTGTATTTGTGCATTTTCTCAGAGAGGTAAGCGTATTCGGCTTTTGTTAACTGCGGAATTACGGGCGAAGGGAGGCGGGGAGAATAAGCTCTGGCCTTCTCAAGGCTTTTAACGAGGTCTTCCTTGGTCATTTTCAGAAGGCCGCAAAATTCGAGCGTATCAAAAGGCTGAAGATCCCTGGGTATAACCATCACATCGTAAGAGGGTTGGTTACTTACAAGTAATTTACCGTTTCTGTCGAAGATATATCCTCGTTGGGGATAATCGTAGATGATCTTAATAGCATTATTTTCAGAAAGTTTCTGAAAGGAAGTATCGTAAACCTGTAAATAAAACAGCCTGCCGGCAAACACCACGCCGGTGATCATTACCAATACAAGTAAAAGTAGTTTTCTCATCAATTCTTCCTGCTAAATAACAACACAGCGCATAAGATCAAAACAACGCTGAATATCCCAGAGAATAACGTAGATTTTAGTATTAAGAGTATATGCCTAAAGTTAAAAATTTCGAGGGAGAAAAGTAAGAGATGGTGGGTAAAAACCATTAACGCGATATAGGTAATTCGTTCTCCCATCGCTGCTTTGCTTATTTTCACCATATTATACTCATAGCTCACTCCAAAAGACACCTTTAAGAAGGCGGGTCGGGCGTATGCAATGAAGGTAGACGCAGCCGCATGAACTCCGCCCGAATCACCAAAGATGTCGACCATGAGTCCCATGAGAAAAGCCAGAAAGATTAGCAGGCTTTTATTGCCGGTAAATGGAAATACTATGATAAATAATACATAGAGATAGGGATTGATATACCCAAACAAATTGATGTTGTTGAGCAATATTACCTGAACCAGCAATAACACTATAAAACGGATGGTATTTACAAGGTATTCGTTATTGAGCATTCTCCAGCGCGTTTTCCAGTTCCCTGATTTCTCTAGCATCTTTATTGCCAACCACATAAACATGGCGAAGGTTGGT includes the following:
- a CDS encoding ABC transporter permease; translated protein: MNTSTSLTKIALRKFRKNFWGVFSLSFLGLCVLVAVFAYALAPDDSKNANQMHLSIHSKNPGFKVSMITIPGNTEQESSLSTFFFGKKNVATEIPINSYEITGEGIAITEYTSDGTAGLRKDYPLRLFPKANSAEEIPGKYISEEKFLLGTDKYGRDLLSRMLIGIRISLAIGFVAVFISLIIGITLGAIAGYFGGKVDAAIMWLINVTWSIPTLLLVIAITLALGKGFWQVFIAVGLTMWVEVARVVRGQVMSVKQMQYVTAARALGYTDFRIILKHILPNALAPVIIISAANFAGAILIESGLSFLGIGAQPPMPSWGGIIKDHYAYIILGKPYLAVIPGLAIMSLVTAFMLIGNALRDALDVKA
- a CDS encoding DNA/RNA non-specific endonuclease yields the protein MNRKYLYPFLLILVVTVLFFAEKYIDRQNEAYPETNSLPQVENVFDDRFLPSSTTGVMVRHSYFSLSYSEKHEQAEWIAYELKKEHLAKAEFERPYFVQDRKIKTESAHWRNYKNSGYDRGHLCPAGDRRFNYNAYHETFLTSNISPQNHDFNAGIWNRLEQKVRYWAERKDELFIITGGVLKNGLETIGDEGVSVPEEFYKIVIDKDGGSLKAIAFLIPNEGTSDSFYNFTVSIDSIEKRTGLDFLRGLEDAVEDKLESKVDRSGW
- the rodA gene encoding rod shape-determining protein RodA, which gives rise to MAAGRGFVRFDWVTIILYFALVGIGWINIYSASLDNTAIGFFDLNQVYFKQLVWICLSIVLIIFILAIEAKFYERFSSIIYIISLASLLGLFIFGKNINGATSWYALGSFSIQPSEFAKAATALALGKYIGDMQTNIKEFKHQLRAFIIIALPALFIIPQPDPGSALVYVAFIFPMYREGLHFVYLLLGFFLGALFISTLAFGVVWVSVGILVITALIYFRNRKKRKTKAFQYIFVAALCMGFVFSVNYIFNNVFEQRHRDRFNIVLGKESDSKGIGYNTNQSEIAIGSGGWTGKGWTQGTQTKGNFVPEQQTDYIFSTVGEEWGFLGSMVVVILFVALIIRVLYLAERQKSQFSRVYGYSVGAILFLHFFVNIGMVTGLLPTVGIPLPFFSYGGSGLWGFTILLFILIRLDASNSHYA
- the mrdA gene encoding penicillin-binding protein 2: MRKLLLLVLVMITGVVFAGRLFYLQVYDTSFQKLSENNAIKIIYDYPQRGYIFDRNGKLLVSNQPSYDVMVIPRDLQPFDTLEFCGLLKMTKEDLVKSLEKARAYSPRLPSPVIPQLTKAEYAYLSEKMHKYKGFYIQKRSLRDYQIDHSANVLGYIAEADNKIIKENPYYQMGDLLGKQGVEMQYEEILRGVKGVKYIQKDRFNREIGPYKDGAFDTIPERGKDITLTIDGALQEYGERLMVNKRGGIVALEPATGEILALVAAPNYDPALLVGRERSKNFTKLWYDTISKPLFDRVLQGEYPPGSPFKALTALIGLQEGVIDTEETVYCNGGYRYGRGRILGCHAHRSPLSMQAGIANSCNAYFCTVYKRTIEKYPTPQQGIDTWRDHLLSFGLGDYMGYDLPSGRPGKIPSSKTYNAIYQYPTYKWYAPATISNAIGQGEVLLTPMQMVNFTAAIANRGWYYKPHIIKNIGGVDTIPSIYKEKHMTTIDREHFDPVIAGLFDVYNYGTASHLKVPGIEICGKTGTAENYTRVNGKRMQLTDHSVFIAFAPKDDPKIAIAVFVENGYWGSRWAGRIASLMIEKYLKGEISRKDLETFILNGSLEEEYAKPYSGEPFKINQ
- the mreD gene encoding rod shape-determining protein MreD; translation: MLNNEYLVNTIRFIVLLLVQVILLNNINLFGYINPYLYVLFIIVFPFTGNKSLLIFLAFLMGLMVDIFGDSGGVHAAASTFIAYARPAFLKVSFGVSYEYNMVKISKAAMGERITYIALMVFTHHLLLFSLEIFNFRHILLILKSTLFSGIFSVVLILCAVLLFSRKN